In Tautonia marina, the genomic stretch AATGCCCGACGATCGAGCGCCTGACGTTCTCGGGCAATCCACGACACCGCCTGCAAGGTGGTCGTCATGCCGACCAGCAACAGCACCACGGCAACCGTTGCCTCGATCAGGGTGAACCCACCCCGCGGACTTCCCGATCGGGAACGTCCGCATGGCTTCGACGAACCATTGAACACGTTGAAATTCATGACGCCATCGCCCGAATGATGGTCACAAGGGGGAGAAAATACGTGAGCATGAACAGAACCACCGGAACTGCCAGTGCAATGATGGCAACCGGATACAGGATCTGGCTCCAAACAATCACGCGGTATCCGACCCGCCGATCCAGCCCGTTCGCCTGATGCTCCAGTGCCCAGGCAAGGTTCCCGGCACCCGATGCCGCATCGAGCACTGCGCCGTCGTTCGGTCGAATCAATCCTGCGGTGGTCAGCGATTGCGTCCACGACTGCCCCCGAGCGACACGAGCCGCCACCCACCGGAGCCGTTGCCGAACCAATCGGCTTGTGTGCGCCTGAGCGATCCGATCCAGGGCCTCCGGCATGGGACGGTTCAACGCGACCTCTCCGGCCAGGGCTCGCAGCACCGTTGCCCCGTGGCGTTTGATCAACAGCCGGTCGACCAGCGTGAACCCCCAATCCATCGGATCGAACGCCGTGAACGCCAGCAACGGCAAGCCGACCAGTTGCAGGAGCACCAGGGCCGCCACGGTCGGCCCCACCGCAGGATGATGAGCCAGGGCAAAGGTCCACCGCGTAATCGCCGGGAGTTCCACACCGAAATCGATCGAGATGGCTTCAATTTTCGGGCCAACCCAGAACATCAGGAACGTGATCACGACCTGCATCACCAGGAGGGTCCAGATCAGGTACGTCAGCCGAGCTCGGATGTGGGCATGAAACGGTTGGCGTGCCGATTGCCGCTGCCCCAACGACCGAAGGGCCTGACCCAGCACCGGGCCATCCCACCCCATGCGGAGCGAGACAATCCCCTGGCGAGGGAACGAGCCGGGAACGCGGGCGAAGGCCTCACCTATCGGCACTCCCCGCTCCATCAGGGCCACGACCGCCCGGGATCGCCGTTGCATGCCCCCTCCGCAGAGGGCGCCGCACGCCTCGATGCCGGGTTCCAGAGGCAAACCACGCTCAACCGCGTTCGAGACGACTCGCAGCATCGGCTCCGAGCCAATCGACCGGCCCCGAACGAGCATGGCGACGCCTCCTGCCACTCCCGCCAGCACCACCACAACGAGCAGCAGAATGACAACCCCCAGACCCGCCGGCATGGCAAGGCGGACCAGGACCGCCACGACCACGATCACGAGCATCGCATCGCGCAACGTCATCGACCGTGATGTGGGGAGCGGACGGCCCGGTTCGTCCCCCGGAATCAGCCCCGCAGGCAGCGGGTTCCGCTCAGAAGATTCTTGACTCGAAGACGTATTCATCAAGAAGAATCACCAAAACATGGAGAAGGGTCCGCCCGTTAACTCCGAGAGCAACTTGAGCGTTGGCATGTAGAGCCCGAGCACGACCAGGATGACCCCAATCAGCACAAACGCCACCGCCATCGCCGAGAGGAACACCCCGAGGAGCGTGGTCTGCGATCGTGCTCGGGCCAGATAGATCTCCGAGGCCAGACGAAGCGCATCGGGGAGGACCTGGTGGGTCTCGGCCCAGGAAAGCAGCCGATCAAACCCGGTCGGGAACAATCGGTACTGCCGAGCGGCGTCGAGCAGCGAACGGCCTTGCTCAACCTCGTGCGATGCCCCAAGACATGCCGACATCAAGTCAGGATCACGAACCCCCTTGCCGGCCAGCAGCAACGCCTCGGGCATGGTCAATCGCGCATCGAGCAGGATCGCCAGCAGTGCCGAGAACTCAGCCATCGCCGCGTTTCGCCAGATCCGCCCGAACAGGGGAATACCGTTGGCAACCCGCCTCCATCCCTGAAGCGTCGCCCCACGGGCGAATCGCCAGGCCAGCACGACCACCAGCAGACTTCCCACGGGAAGCGCCCAGCCGGTCGCATCGACCCATCGGGAAAGTCTGACCAGCGCGCTGGTCAAGGCGGGAAGCTGCACGCCGAAATCCTCATATATCGCCACCAGATCCAGGGTGACGAACCGAGAAATGACCTGGAAAACCACTGCAAACGCACAAAGCAATAGGATCGGATAGGCCAATCGTGTGATCAGATACTGGAACAATTCTCGGTCGGTCCGTTCGAACCGAACGGCCTCAAGCAAGAGTTCCTGCGGCCGACCTGAGCGTTCCGCGGCCAGAACGATCCCCGGCAGGTGATCCGGCATCTGACCCCGCTCGACCAAGATCGCCTCACGGAGCGATGCGCCCTGCTCAATCCGGTCAGCCAGGCGAACCAGGCCCCGCTGGACCCTCGCCGATTCCGATTCCTCCGCCAGGGCTCGCAAACCTTCAGGCAAGGCCACCCCGGCCCCGACCAGCCCACCCACAGCCCCGACCATGTCCGCTGCCTCTCGTGCGTTCAACGAATCGCACGCTTCAGATGGGGTGGAATCGGGAGGATGGTGTCGAGGTTCATTCATCACTCAATTCCAAAAATCTAGGAATATAAATGGTCTCGCGTTGTTTTAAGATGATTCGTCGAATGCGATCAGTTCAGGGATTCCAGCAGAGCCGTAAACGGGACGAACAGCGTCAACCCGTAGAGCAACACCGCGGTCCCTCCGATCCCCACGAGAAACACGGTGGGAATGACGAGCCGTTGAAGTTCCGCCCGAGCCGCCGCTCGATCGCGGTAAGTCCGGGCGGCCACACGAAGCGCCTGGGGCAGATCCCCTTGAACGGCTCCCGAACCAATCAACCAGCGAAGCATCGGCGGAAACGCCTGCGATGCCTCGGGTGCCATCGATCTGGGCCATCGCTCGCCGCGTTGAATCGCATCGGCCAGCCGGTCGCTCGCCTCACGCAGCCTCGCATCACCGATGGCTCGGGAGGAAAGCCGCAGGGCGTCGGGCATCGGCACCCGGTTCTCCAGCAACAGCGCGAGCAAGTCCGCGAACAATCCGCACCGGGTCAGTGCGATCTGGGTTTTGACCCCTGGAAACACGAGCCTCCAGGCCCCTCCGACCTCAAGACCCAGGGCTGACACCCGGCCCGATCGCATCCACAGCCAGGCAACGATTCCCAGAATCAGCAGGCCGATCGGTCCCCAGATCCACGCCCACCGGCCGAGGGCGCTCAGCACCGCAAGCGAGGCCGTCGAACCTCCCAGCAATCGCGCACTCAGTTCCAGCCGAGGAGCCAGGACCGTCACAAAGCCGAGGAACAGGCCATACGCCATCACCAGCAGAATCGCCGGGTAAAGCATGGCAAGGGTGATCGTTCGTCGCAGATCCGTCTGCGATCGAACGAACGTGGTCAGGCCTTCCAGCGCCGCGGTCAACCGGCCCGCTCGCATCCCCGCCTCGATGATGGCCCGGTACAGATCCGGCATCGGGCGCGACTCATTTGCGAATGCATCGGTCAGCGAACACCCCTCGGCCTCCATCCGCCTGCCGAGGGCCTCCGCCACCCGCCCGAGCCGCCCCTTCCAGTCCCCACCGATCCCCACCAGCCCTCGCTCAATCGGCACCCCAGCCCGAACCAGCGCCACGATCTCCTCGTTCAGCGCGATCAGTTCGTCCATCGAAAGCCGATCAATCGCTCCCCGGCTCGACATCGTCGGCAGTCCTCCCCCGAGTGGCAGGATCATCTCACCGGGGGGATTCTACGACAGTTGTCACAGGTTGTCGAGGGGGCGGCTGAAAAAGTTCGGGAACGCGGAAAAATCAAGGAGTCCTGCTGTCCATGTGTTTCGATGCCGTAGGGTTAGGAGGGGAATGGGCGATCGTCCTCCCTCTTGGGCGTCTGAAGCCCGAGAACCCGGCGCACCTCGGCGGGGCTGGTCCGGCCCGCGGCCACTGCCTCGAGCGCTCGATCCCACAGGCCAACCATCTGCGACAACCTCGCAGCGGCTTCGATCCGATCCACATCAGCTCGATTGAGCACGGCTTGGGCAACCGGTCCCTCATGGGGAAGGAGAAATTCGGCCATCGGCATGCGACCCTGATACCCGGTCCCTCGGCAGGCGTCGCAGCCCGAGGCCACTCGGGCCGACTGCAGCGGAAGGCCCAGCATTGCGGGATCGTCGGCCGAGATCGGTCGGGAACAGCCGTGGCACAGCCGCCGGACGAGTCGCAACGCCAGGACGGCTCGAAGCCCACTACGCAGCAAATACGGTTCGATCCCCATCTCAGCCAGCCGACCGATTGCTCCGCTCGCCGATCCCGCGTGAAAGGTGGTCAGCACAAGATGCCCCGTCAGGGCTGCCTGAAAGGCCGACTCCGCCGTGTCGGGGTCGCGGATCTCCCCCACGGCGATCACTTCCGGGTCCTGCCGGAGCAACGAGCGCAACCCCGATTCCAGCGTGAACCCGGCCGAGGGGTTCACCTGCGCTTGCACCACCCCCTCGACGGCCGCTTCGATCGGGTCTTCCAGCGTGACGAGGCATCGGTGGCCGGCCGAGGAATGTGCCAGGGCACGCAGGCACGCATAAAGGGTTGTTGTTTTGCCGCTTCCGGCGGGGCCGGCCAATACAATCAGACCCGATGTTTCGACCAGCGCCGAGCGCAGGGATTCGAGCAGATCGCCAGGAAAACCCAGTTGATCGAGGTCGAGCAATCGCCCCGGTTCCGCAAAGAACCGCACGACCACCCGTTCCCCCAGGAGCGTCGGAAACGTGCTGACGCGAATCTCGGCCTGGCCCGGTTGCGAGGGAATTCGCCCTTCCTGGGGAAGGTCGGTTCGATAAGTCAGCAGATGTGCAAGCACTTTGAGCCGGGCCACAACATTGGGTGCGACCTGTGACGGAAGCAAGGCCATCGGTTGCAAGACGCCGTCAATCCGATGGCGAATCTCCAGCCCCTCGGCGATCGGCTGGAAATGCAGGTCGCTGGCCCCGACCGCACGGGCCGTTTCCAGGAGCACGCCAACCGCCTCCGTCGCAAACTGCGGGGAGGCGGGGTCGAGCCCGGCAAGCACCGAGGGCCCTCCAGGCGATCCTCGATTCGAGGTGCTGGGCATCGGTAGCGATCAGCCTTCATTGTCCGAGTCGGAGGCCAATTCGTCCGCACTCAGACGTGCTTCGAGGGCTTCGAGCCGGGCCGAGAGGGCCGCGACCTTGGCCGAAAGCGTGGCGGTATCCTCGGCCCGAGCCAGACCAAGCCGTTGCGAGACTTGCTCGATGCGCCGGTCGATCTCCGCTTGAAGATCCTCTTGCGCGGTCGTGGCCCGATGTTCGAGTTCGGCCTGGAACTTGGCGGCTTCGGCTTCACTCAGGTCGGCCTGACGAGCCACCTCCTTGCCCAGTTCCTCAAGCTTCTCCTTCGTCATCGCCGCAAGGCCGACGCCGGTAAACAGGGTTCGCTTCACAAGTTCGAACATCGCTCCATCCTTTCGCATGATTGTCCGTGGATTGAGTCGTGATCGTGGCTCAATCCTCCGGCAATGATCGACCACGCCGAGGGGCGTGATCGTGATCCCGAACCCGCCGCAGCCAGTTCCGAACCTAATTCATTGTCTCATTTCAGGCCACTCGACGCGAGGGGCTGCTTTTCGTCGGTGGCCGTGTGAAACCCGCGCTGGCAACCCGTAAACTGGAGCCGCCTTGCTCCTCACCGCTCCGTTCCGTTTTCGACCGAGGATTGTTCCCGATGGCGTCTCCCGAGGACCAACCACCCCCCGATTCCGCTCCCACTCCGGTTCCGGCCGACCTCTCCTACGGTGGGTTCTGGGAACTGCTCGGCATGGTTCCCCTCGAACCTGCTCAACCGGGAGGACCGAGCCGTGTGAAGCTCGTTGTGGAACCGCAGCATCTCCGAAGCCTCGGCCTGATGCACGGTGGTGTCACGGCGGCCATGCTGGATTCGTTTATGGGACGAGCCGCCTTCGCCCACTCCCCTCCGGGGCATCATCTGGTGACCTTGCAGCTCAACGTCCACTTCGTCCGAGCCGCTCGGGTTGGCGATACGCTCATCGCCGATGGCGAGGTACAGCACAACGGACGACGAACCGCCGTGGTCCGCAGTGAGCTCCGAACCGATCAGGGAAGCCTCATCGCCACCGGCTCCGGCACGTTCATGCACCTGCCGACCGATCCTCAGACCCCAGATCGTTCCTGATCGCGGGGCGTCAGACGTCCAGCCCCACGGCTCGCATCAACTCCAGCGCATTACTTTTCTGAACGACCCCGGGACGCATGATGTAATCGAACCGCATCTGCCCGTCTTCCAGATGGTCCTCGAAGTGGACGTTCTCCGCCCGATGCCCGAGGCCCGCGACGATCTCGGCCAGCGCCAGGTCGTGCGTCGTCACAAAGCCGATCGCCCCGCGGTCGAGCAATCCCTTCACCACACCCTGTGCTCCCGATCGCCGGTCGTGCGAGTTCGTCCCGTGCAGGATTTCATCGAGCAGAAAGAGCAGGGGGGGAGGGCTTGAGGCCAGATCCACCAGCGTCCGCAACCGCGTAATCTCGGCGTAAAACCGCGATCGCCCCGCCTGCAGCGAATCTTGCACCCGGAGCGTCGATCCCACGCTCATCGGAGAAAGCCGCAGCCGATCGGCTCGAACCGGAGCCCCCGCCAGCGCCAGCACGACGTTCACCCCCACCGATCGCAACAGCGTGCTCTTGCCCGACATGTTCGATCCGCTCACCAGCAGCACACGGGGGCCATCGGCGCCTCCCAGGCGGACATCGTTCCGAACGTTCTGGGTGTCCGGGATCAACGGATGCCCAAGCGCCTGAGCCTCGATCACCGGGCCTTCCGACTCGTCCACGATCTCCGGGAACGGGTCGTGCGGCCGCTCATACGCATACGACGCCAGCGCGCAAAGGGCTTCGAACTGACCGACGGCGTCGAGCCATTGCTCAATCGATCGGCCCGATCGGTTCCTCCAGCGTTCGATGGCCAGTCCGAGATGAATTCCCCAGAGCAGGAGAAACGCCAGCGGCGCAAACAACTGGTTCCGTCGGAAGTCGAGCAGCATCACCAGTCGGGCCAGTCGCGCAATCTGTCGAGAGGGCGGTTCGTAGTCCCCCGTTTGGCTGTCTCGAATCATCAAGAGCCGGGCCGATGTGAACGGCTCGTGTTCAATCCTCGCCAGCAGCGATTCCAGCAATCGTAGCTCCTCGGCCCGCTCATCCACGGTGCCGAGCGTCTGAGCCAGGTCATTCCGAAGCGATCGAGACAGGATCAAGGTGGCCGCAATCGTTGCCATCAGCGGGATTCCCCCCATCCCCACGATCCAGGCGGCCAGCGCGGCCAGGTTCAGGACGGCCAGCAGCGAGGCGGCCAGGGGAATCAAGGGGGATTGCAAGACGGCAGGAGCCTTGGCCCAGGCAATCAGGGTGGTCGGATGCAGGCCCTGCTCGATGTCGTCTCCCAGCAAGGCGAGGTCTTCGCGTAGATCGAGCCGATCGCGCAGCTCCGCCACCGCCTCGTGCCGGGCTCGAATCTCGTCCACCTCGGCCGGGTGATGCAGCCAGGCCGCGAGCGTCGTTTTTCCAGAGCCGGTGCGGGCGGTGCAAAGCCGTTCGAAGACCGATCCGGACCCGAACAAATCAAGGTCGGCGTCGAACGGATGATCCGGTTTTAAGAAGCGATTGCCGGGATCGCCTCGGCCGGGCCATCGGTCTTCCAGCCGAGCCAGCCCGGCCTCGTAGAAGGCGACCCGACGTTCCGCGCGCCGATGCGATCGCCCGACCGTGTCGTAGGCGATCACCAGGCCCACAAAGACAACCGTCGGCACCAGCAACCACCAGGGCGACCCCCAACCCAGCCCAATCGTCACGACGGCCAGAACCAGCCCCACGGCGAAGACCAGCAAGCGGCCATCGGCAATCTTCCGATGCCGGTCGCTCAATCGGTTCGCTTCCGCCCGTCGGGCATCGCGGCGTCGAAGGTATTCGGCATGAGGATCTGATGGCTTGGAATCGGCGGATGACGAGTCGGAGGGACGCGCGGCCAAGGTGCGAACTCCCAGGGAAAGCTGCTCCGAAGCCATGACCCCATCATGACCGGCTCACGCCCGACGCAGCGCAGAGGATTCTGCAGATAAAGAATCTCGACCCCGACGTCACTCGAATCAGGTCGAGCGACGACGCATTCGGCACCATCTTACCAGGAGCCATGATCTGTGGGGATGCCCGCCCCGCCCCTCCGTAAAGGATCGAATCAGAGAACGGTGCGCAACCGCCCGAGATTCCCGACCCTCACCGAACCACCGGGTAAAACCGGGCGAGCGTCTCGGTCGACATCCCTCCCGCGGCCCCCGCCGTCAGGGCCCAGTTGCGCAGACTCTGGCCCAGAATCCCCTGGTTCCGCCAGCGCCTTGCCGAGACCTCAATCCGCTTCGGAAGCAACGCAATCCTTCCCAGTCTCCGCAATCGGAGCATCAGATACACGTCTTCCATCAAGGGCAATTCCGGAAACCCGCCGACCCGGTCAAACGCCCATCGCGGAACGAAAATCCCTTGATCGCCGTACGGAACCCCCAGAACTCCCGCCCGGAGGTGCGCCGCGGCGTCGATCGCGCGAAAGGCCCATTCCGGCCCATCCACCCGCATCCGAAAGCAGCCGCCCGGCACTTTCGGGCACCGGGCGACGAACCGCTGCAACTCGGCAATCGCCCCGCCTTCAAGCCGGCAATCGGCATGGAGGAACAGCAAGACGTCTCCCGACGCCTCCAACGCTCCCCGATTTTGCTGAACTCCTCGGCCTTTCGGAGCGGCCACGACCCGAGCCCCGGCCCGACTCGCCCGATCGGCCGTGCCGTCAGGGCTGCCGGCATCGGCCACGATCACCTCATCGACCCCCTGGTCGGCGAGATGATCGAGGCACGATCCGATCGTCTTGGCTTCGTTGAGCGTCGGAATGACGACCGACACACGAGGCAATTCCGCCATCTCAGCGCTGCAGGTCGTAGAGGTCTCGGGGAGAGTCGTGCAGGATTTGCTGGAGCAGGGCCGGCAGATCCTCCTCCCTCGCAAAGCCCGATTCCACCTGATGCGCTAGGGCCGAGGCAATCGCCCGCTTGATGACCTGGAGCTTGCCATACGCCCATTCGACCGAATACGAGTCGCTCAGATAGGCGCAGAACTTCGTCATCGGCACCACCTGCGACCGCAAGGCAAAGTGCCGCTCGATCAAGGACGGGAAGAACGTGTGCCACCAGTAGCCCGACGTGTAAACGTTCGGGAACTGCCGGGCCAGCACGGCGACCTCCTGCGACAGCACGTCGGAGGCCATCATGATGTCGAACCGGGCATTGCCGAATTCGTGGAACGTCCTTGCCATCTCGCTCGTCCAGTTCGGCTGGAACCGAGGGATGCTCTTGCCGTCACAGATGAAATATTCGGCGCCAACGGCAATCTGCACCGCCTTACGTCGCTCGTGGTGCCATTCCAGAATCGCCCAGGTCACCGCGTCCACCAGAGCATCGACATCGGCCTCGGTCTGGTCCTTCGCCGTTCCGATCCGGGCGAGAATGGCGTCGATCGTGGCCGGATCGGGCCGTCGGAATCGCTGCTCAATCGGAATGAACGTGTTGGTGAACCGCACCGGCCCGGTCACGGTCCGATCGAGCCAGCCCTGCACCGCCCGAGACAGCTCGCCCGACGATCCCGGATGCGATCCGAACGCCTGACTCAACGCCTCGAAATAGTCCAGCTTCCGCGTCCTGCCGGTGAAGAACGGGTCGAGGTCGGTGGCCACTCCCGGGCAAAACAGGTAGTGCGCATCGAGCATAAACAGCGCATCGGGCGCAACGCTACTTGACGCTTCCCCCCGATTGCCCAGGCTGGTCACAAAGGTCTGAATGTTGCAGCGATCCCGAAGCACATGGGCCGGCCACTCCGGGTCTTTCCCCTTGGCTTCGACCCGGTCGAGCAGGTCGCGGTAGTTCGCTTCTGTGACCTCCGGCTCGGCGAATTCGTACAGATCCCAGAGAATCCGGTAGACGCACCACGACATCGCCGTGTTCCGCATCCGCTTCAGGTACGGAATCATCCGACGGATGCGTTCATCGGTCGGCAACGCTGGGTCGAGGTCCTCCTTCGGCATTCCGACGGCGATCAGCTCGGTCTGAACCCAGTGGTAGCCGAACAGGGCGGTCAGGTCGGTGGCCGACGGCCGATCGCAATGGATGTGCGTGTGCGGGTCGATGATCGGCGTGTCGTCAATCAGGCGTTCAATCGACTGGGCCAATCCGGGGAGGCTCGTGAACATGAGGACGGTTTCCGTGAAGTCGGGACGGCTCGAAGCGACCGCCGTTGCGAGGGCCGCGAGCATTCTCGGACGAGGCCCTTCGCCTGTCAACGAGACCCCGCCCGTGCCCTCGGCGAGCCGATCCGCTATAATACCTCTGGGACCGCTCCAGCGCCCGCCCACGGACCCGGACCATTTTTCCCAGTCGCCGAACCGGGAGCGATTATGCGGCGCGATATTGACGAGGCCCTTCGGGGCTGGCCCTACGACCCCGAGTTCGACGAGGTCGAAGCCCGAGAAATCCTGGCGCGCGACGGTCGTACCGTCCTCCAGATCCGGGTCGATCTTGGCGTGCTTCAGATGGAACTCGACGGCCGACCCGACGGCGCACGACCTCGCGGCTTCTTGACCTACCTCGACTACCTCCGCCATCGCTCCAAATTCCGGAGGCGTCGGCGATCACAGGCCGCCGCCGATCCCGGCCCGGTCGGATGGTCGATGACGCCCGAACACTGCGCCGAGGCCGACCGCGAACTCGTGCAGTTCTACCACCGCCGTGTCGCCTTCCTCACGCTCCAGCACTACGAGCGTGCCCTCCGCGACGCCGAGCACAGCCTCAACCTGATGGATTTCATCGCCGACTTCGGCCCGACCCCCGAATACGTCGAGCGTCACGAGCGCCTTCGCGCCGGCATCCTTTTCGACCGGACTCAGGCCTCCGCCGCCCTCGCTCTGGAACGGACCAGCCCCGAGGAAGCAATCGACGCCATCCGCGAGGGGATCGACCGGCTCGAACGTCACGCCCGGACCCTCCTCGAAATGGACGATCTCGACGACTTCGAGGCCCTCGAACTCCCCCCGGGCGAACTCGAAACGCCGACCGTCGCCTACATCGAGCGCCTCCGCCGCCTGGAAGGGGAGGTCCGGCATCATTTCGAGGTCCCCAAGACCCTCCGCGAACAGCTCGACGAGGCGGTCGAACACGAAGACTACGAACGCGCCGCCCGCCTCCGCGACCAGATCCGCTCCCGAAGCCGCTCCTGAGGCGGTATTTACGAACACCTTCCCGGGTTTGGGGTGGCCCCGGTTACTCGCCAACCGGGGCGGCTCCGCCGCAAGAGGTCCCGAAGGCGGGGGATCATCTCTCGTCGCTGCGCGACCCCGATTGGTGAGCAATCGGGGCCTCTCAGCTCGGTGGAACCGCTCTCACCGTCGTCGGGAATCGGATTGCGGAGACTGGCCGATCAATCCGCCGCCCTCAATGCCCGCCGCCCAGCGGCCAGGCCACCTCCGCCGCCCTCACAATCGGCCCTTCCACGCACACCCGTTTCAGGTCGGTCGAGCCGTCGGCCTGTCGCATCGGCACGACGCAGCTAAAACAGGCCCCGAAGCCGCACGACATCTGGTTTTCAAGCGACACGTCGCACGGAATCCCTTCCCGATCGGCAATCCCCGCCAGCACGCTGAGCATCGCCGGAGGCCCGCACCCGACAAGCTTGCTCGGCCGGTGCCCCGCTTGCAACCGCTGCTCCAGCAAGGTCGTCACGAACCCGTGAAAGCCTGCTGATCCGTCGTCGGTCGCCAGTGCCACGCGGATGCCGGCCCGCTCGAAGTCCTCGACCCCCGCGGCAAGTTCCGCGGTGCGCACTCCGTAAAGCAACTCGCTCGACGACGCGACCGGACCCGTCCAGCCGGTCGGCTCGGCCCCGTACGATTGCCGGCCGGTCCACCATCGACCGAGCGCGAGAAACGGCGTTTGCCCGATTCCCCCGGCCACGAACGTCACCGGGCCTCCGTCCTCGGGAGGGGGGCCGAAGCCGTTACCGAGCGGCCCCCAGACCTCCACGGTTTCCCCCGCCCGGCGCTCGGTCAGTGCGGCCGTGCCTCGACCGATCACCAGGTAAACAATGTCGATCGCTTCCGGAGTTCCCGAAGGCCCTGGCACAATGTCATACAACGCGAACGGTCGACCGAAGAACGGGTCGGTCGAGCCCTGGCGCGTCGGCCGGATCATCAAGAACTGCCCCGGAATGATGCAACGCGCCATCTCCGGGGCCAGCAGCCGGATGCGGTACGTCCCCCTGGCGATCGGGACATTCTCGACGATCTCCACCGAACGATGCGCCGCACAGGCCGGAACCACCGCATCCATCAGGCGACTTCCTCCCAACACCGGGCGATCCTTGAAACAAGTCCGGAAGACGACCCGTCACGCCGGGTTCCCGCGTTCAACCGCTCTCAACCCTCACCCGCCGCTTCGCTTGCGGGGGAGAGGGTGGCCGCAGGCCGGGTGAGGGGGGGCAGTCGCCTCGACTCGCTCGCAACCATCACTTGAAACGCGACGATTCGATTCCGCCCGCCCCTCCGCTCCGATCACTCGTCCCCCGCAGGCTTCGACCGCCGCGACTTCGGCAACGGCTTCGGCCGACGCTTGGCAACCTGGCCGGGTGGCTTGATCGCCGGGCGCCGTCCGCCCGAGGGACCATTGCCGCCGCCGCCAATCGGCGGGCCACCAGGACCTCCGGAACTGCGACGCTTGGGACCAGCACCCGCCGATCCTCGACTCCGAGGCGGGCCGCCGCTGGCCGGCGGACGACCGGCCGGTGGCCGCGACCGAGGCCCGGCGGGCCGGGGCGGTCGTCCGGCCGGAGGAGGGCCGTCGAAGTTCCCGCTGAAGATCGGCGGAATCAACACCTCATCGGGCCCGTCGTCGAGCGAAGCCGGGCGTTTCCCTTTCACACCGGTCGGCGGTGGGGCGAACGAGCCGACAGCCCCTCGCCGGGGAACGCCTCCCGGTCGTCCTCCCCCCTGGTCCCGATCCCGACCGCCTCGCGGCGGGCCGCCGGGGCGCTTGCCCCTCGGACCATCGGCCGATCCGACCAGATGACCCATGCCCGACCGAGGGCCGGATGGGGCCGGTCCCCCTTCGGATTTCCGTCGAGGAGCCTCACGACGCTTGGCGTCTCGGGGCCGGAGCGACTCTCCGGAGGCAACCCGGCGAAGCATTGCGACCTCGTCCGGTTCCAGATACCGCCACTGACCGGCCGAAAGCCCCTTGAGCGTCACCGGCCCGACCGAAACGCGAGTCAAGCGCATGACCTTGTGGCCGAGTTTCGCCAGCATCCGGCGCACTTCGCGATTCTTCCCTTCGGCCAGGGTCAGCTCGATCATCGTGGCTTCGCCGTGATTCGATTTCTCGTTCACGAACCGGGCCGATCGTGCCCTTGCCTTCCCTTCGGCAAGCCAGACCCCTTCCACCAGCTTGTCAATCACTTCCGGCCCTGGCTTGCCGGCGACCAGCACGCGATACACCTTCTCAACCCCGAACTTCGGGTGCGCCAGCCGGTTGGCCAGCTCCCCGTCGTTGGTCA encodes the following:
- a CDS encoding UvrB/UvrC motif-containing protein; protein product: MRRDIDEALRGWPYDPEFDEVEAREILARDGRTVLQIRVDLGVLQMELDGRPDGARPRGFLTYLDYLRHRSKFRRRRRSQAAADPGPVGWSMTPEHCAEADRELVQFYHRRVAFLTLQHYERALRDAEHSLNLMDFIADFGPTPEYVERHERLRAGILFDRTQASAALALERTSPEEAIDAIREGIDRLERHARTLLEMDDLDDFEALELPPGELETPTVAYIERLRRLEGEVRHHFEVPKTLREQLDEAVEHEDYERAARLRDQIRSRSRS
- a CDS encoding pseudouridine synthase; its protein translation is MEELILQGRVLVDGQVVRDLATRVDPTQATITVDGERIRQEKIVYLAVYKPKGFVTTNSDPSGRPRVIDIVPDLPQRVYPIGRLDEDSTGLILLTNDGELANRLAHPKFGVEKVYRVLVAGKPGPEVIDKLVEGVWLAEGKARARSARFVNEKSNHGEATMIELTLAEGKNREVRRMLAKLGHKVMRLTRVSVGPVTLKGLSAGQWRYLEPDEVAMLRRVASGESLRPRDAKRREAPRRKSEGGPAPSGPRSGMGHLVGSADGPRGKRPGGPPRGGRDRDQGGGRPGGVPRRGAVGSFAPPPTGVKGKRPASLDDGPDEVLIPPIFSGNFDGPPPAGRPPRPAGPRSRPPAGRPPASGGPPRSRGSAGAGPKRRSSGGPGGPPIGGGGNGPSGGRRPAIKPPGQVAKRRPKPLPKSRRSKPAGDE
- a CDS encoding MutS-related protein, translated to MSDRHRKIADGRLLVFAVGLVLAVVTIGLGWGSPWWLLVPTVVFVGLVIAYDTVGRSHRRAERRVAFYEAGLARLEDRWPGRGDPGNRFLKPDHPFDADLDLFGSGSVFERLCTARTGSGKTTLAAWLHHPAEVDEIRARHEAVAELRDRLDLREDLALLGDDIEQGLHPTTLIAWAKAPAVLQSPLIPLAASLLAVLNLAALAAWIVGMGGIPLMATIAATLILSRSLRNDLAQTLGTVDERAEELRLLESLLARIEHEPFTSARLLMIRDSQTGDYEPPSRQIARLARLVMLLDFRRNQLFAPLAFLLLWGIHLGLAIERWRNRSGRSIEQWLDAVGQFEALCALASYAYERPHDPFPEIVDESEGPVIEAQALGHPLIPDTQNVRNDVRLGGADGPRVLLVSGSNMSGKSTLLRSVGVNVVLALAGAPVRADRLRLSPMSVGSTLRVQDSLQAGRSRFYAEITRLRTLVDLASSPPPLLFLLDEILHGTNSHDRRSGAQGVVKGLLDRGAIGFVTTHDLALAEIVAGLGHRAENVHFEDHLEDGQMRFDYIMRPGVVQKSNALELMRAVGLDV
- a CDS encoding TIGR04283 family arsenosugar biosynthesis glycosyltransferase produces the protein MSVVIPTLNEAKTIGSCLDHLADQGVDEVIVADAGSPDGTADRASRAGARVVAAPKGRGVQQNRGALEASGDVLLFLHADCRLEGGAIAELQRFVARCPKVPGGCFRMRVDGPEWAFRAIDAAAHLRAGVLGVPYGDQGIFVPRWAFDRVGGFPELPLMEDVYLMLRLRRLGRIALLPKRIEVSARRWRNQGILGQSLRNWALTAGAAGGMSTETLARFYPVVR
- a CDS encoding dihydroorotate dehydrogenase electron transfer subunit, with protein sequence MDAVVPACAAHRSVEIVENVPIARGTYRIRLLAPEMARCIIPGQFLMIRPTRQGSTDPFFGRPFALYDIVPGPSGTPEAIDIVYLVIGRGTAALTERRAGETVEVWGPLGNGFGPPPEDGGPVTFVAGGIGQTPFLALGRWWTGRQSYGAEPTGWTGPVASSSELLYGVRTAELAAGVEDFERAGIRVALATDDGSAGFHGFVTTLLEQRLQAGHRPSKLVGCGPPAMLSVLAGIADREGIPCDVSLENQMSCGFGACFSCVVPMRQADGSTDLKRVCVEGPIVRAAEVAWPLGGGH